The Malassezia japonica chromosome 8, complete sequence genome includes a window with the following:
- the YHC1 gene encoding U1 small nuclear ribonucleoprotein C (EggNog:ENOG503P0JG; COG:A): MGKHYCDYCDVFLTHDSTSVRKAHNCGRNHLQNVRDYYASLPPYEIQGVVDTLMKDYQKRGYPPPLELLGPYGRPPPMVRPPLGQGPITTPPPPLPTGAVPTVPPPSVRPPITVPPPNMSVPPPNMSVPPPNFAQPPPNFSQPPPSVARPPAH, encoded by the exons ATGGGGAAGCACTATTGCG ACTATTGTGACGTGTTCCTTACGCACGACTCGACGTCGG TGCGCAAGGCCCATAACTGCGGCAGGAACCATCTGCAGAATGTGCGCGACTATTATGCAT CCCTTCCGCCGTACGAGATCCAGGGAGTGGTGGATACGTTGATGAAGGACTACCAAAAGCGGGGATACCCGCCGCCTCTTGAGCTCCTGGGGCCGTAcgggcgcccgccgccgatgg TGCGCCCGCCGCTGGGACAGGGACCGATcaccacgccgccgccgccgctgccgacaggcgccgtgccgacgGTGCCCCCGCCGTCAGTGCGCCCGCCGATCACGGTGCCTCCGCCGAATATGAGCGTGCCCCCGCCGAATATGAGCGTGCCCCCGCCCAACTTCGCCCAGCCGCCGCCCAACTTCTCCCAGCCtccgccgagcgtcgcgcgcccACCGGCGCACTGA
- a CDS encoding uncharacterized protein (COG:L; EggNog:ENOG503NWUH) has translation MSQSLLAHLQHALIRIATISPRVLASPPTQPRRASVALIVRIRPAAEDESWLQSKWRHGEVKEEDAHYFPSMTQQDANGTLSTEARLRQFFSLPWVQRGTAELLFIKRAARENDQWSSHVAFPGGRRDEEDESGLYTAMRETWEEVGIDLAEKEFLQVGHLEDREITSSLGKRLLMILSPYVFLQLSPFSQPPHLQPSEVESAQWVPLNLLFTPKPKWGTIHIDFARHAPRSSAVRGMLRLLIGKMSFRCIELPNRPTALAEINENDPSVSTAGLMPKADLPDAKSEDDDGVTRQLTDSEQDYMEQCTPHLQLWGLTLGMTLDFLAHMSTHNMHLLPRDARSKTIVERVMAYTPSSWLLGAPDGGVPVRKAPSVVEVFPRFSYPDVNFWIWVFGWRYRVIQRGWERSIGTEMERRAHWSGLALAAF, from the exons ATGTCGCAGAGCCTACTGGCGCACCTGCAGCATGCGCTGATCCGCATTGCGACGATCTCCCCCCGCGTGCTTGCGAGTCCTCCGACGcagccgaggcgcgcgagtgTGGCGCTCATTGTGCGCATTCGTCCCgctgccgaggacgagtcGTGGCTCCAGTCGAAATGGCGGCATGGCGAGGTGAAGGAGGAGGATGCGCACTACTTCCCCTCGATGACAC AACAAGACGCAAACGGCACGTTGAGTAccgaggcgcgtctgcgGCAGTTCTTCTCCCTACCGTgggtgcagcgcggcacggccgagcTGTTGTTCATcaagcgcgctgcgcgcgagaaCGACCAGTGGTCGTCGCACGTCGCGTTCCCTGGTGGCCGTCGTGACGAGGAGGATGAAAGTGGCCTGTAcacggcgatgcgcgaaaCCTGGGAGGAAGTCGGGATCGACCTTGCCGAGAAAGAATTCCTGCAGGTCGGTCACCTCGAGGACCGCGAAATTACGAGCAGCCTCGGAAAGCGCCTCTTGATGATTTTGAGCCCGTATG TTTTCCTGCAGCTTTCGCCCTTCTCGCAACCGCCCCACCTGCAGCCGAGCGAAGTCGAGTCGGCGCAGTGGGTCCCGCTCAACCTGCTCTTTACGCCCAAGCCCAAGTGGGGCACCATCCACATCGACTTTGCGCGCCAtgcgccgaggagctctgcagtgcgcggcatgctgcgcctgctcatCGGCAAGATGTCGTTCCGGTGCATTGAGCTCCCCAACCGCCCGACCGCCCTCGCGGAGATCAACGAGAACGACCCGTCGGTGTCGACTGCGGGCCTGATGCCTAAGGCGGACCTTCCCGATGCAAAgagcgaggacgacgacggcgtcACGCGGCAGCTCACCGACTCGGAGCAGGACTACATGGAGCAGTGCACGCCGCACCTGCAGCTGTGGGGCCTCACGCTCGGCATGACGCTCGACTTTCTCGCGCACATGTCGACGCACAATATGCACCTGCTcccccgcgacgcgcgctcCAAGACgattgtcgagcgcgtcatGGCCTACACGCCCTCGAGCTGGTTGCTTGGCGCGCCCGACGGGGGCGTGCccgtgcgcaaggcgccgagcgtcgtcgaggtgtTCCCGCGCTTCAGCTACCCCGATGTCAACTTCTGGATCTGGGTGTTTGGGTGGCGCTACCGCGTCATCCAGCGCGGCTGGGAGCGGAGTATCGGCACCGAgatggagcgccgcgcgcactggtcgggccttgcgctcgccgcatTCTAG
- a CDS encoding beta-glucosidase (CAZy:GH3; COG:G; SECRETED:SignalP(1-21); EggNog:ENOG503NVBN) encodes MLYTRTVLGLLALFHAAGVLANTPILPRDDSHGPEQPDTAPNLPEIPQVPFLGNDSMPYSAPFYPSPNTSTRGWWKEAVERARSDVDKLNVTDLVALVTGVGYGNGRCVGNIAAVPKIGFEGLCLQDSPAGLRQVDRATAFPDGMTTAATFSKELFYERGVAMAQEFRTKGAHVQLGPMINVARSPTAGRNWEGFGADPYVNGEAAFYTTLGMQSQGVQATLKHYLANEQEHFRNTGSSNLDGRTERELYLHPFLRGIQAGAVSVMCGYNLVNNSWACQNSELLNARLKTELGFQGYVMTDWGAHRSGVASANAGLDMSMPGGTSCCEFNLTSSYWGPNLTDAVTNSTVAKTRLDDMATRVLAAYYFLHQDKEYPKVNFDFIDHLNPATNEAVDATQDHDTIARTVGAAGSVLLKNERNALPLHKPRKIAVIGADAAPMLLGPNYYTDRIGPPSSIVGQGWGSGTVDYSYLISPYEALQHRARKDRTAINWSLDDYDLKNAQTVANYTDAALVFVTSLSGEGYGTVPQAPDGNMGDRNNMTLWNGGEELVKAVAAMHNNTIVVVHSVGAVLIEDWIEHPNITAVVFAHLGGSESGNSITDVLYGEYNPAGRLPYSIAKKREDYGAEVLYNDKAPHPQVNYTEGLLIDYRHIDAKRITPRFEFGFGLSYTNFSYADLDVDRVDGKHGGTWNGRWHGKRAPDGLPDWLFEPMYNISYSVKNTGERDGHEVPQLYLAFPPSSGEPPRVLRDFERVWVPKGKTVSLSHTLSHYDVSVWNTTQQQWLQPEGRIEVLVGASSRDIRLNATLYDP; translated from the coding sequence ATGCTGTACACCCGTACCGTCCTGGGCCTCCTGGCCCTATTTCACGCTGCGGGCGTGCTTGCCAACACGCCTATCCTTCCTCGTGACGACTCGCACGGACCCGAGCAGCCGGACACCGCGCCGAACCTGCCGGAAATCCCCCAGGTGCCGTTCCTGGGCAACGACTCGATGCCGTACAGCGCGCCGTTTTACCCTTCGCCCaacacctcgacgcgcggctGGTGGAAGGAGGCcgtggagcgcgcgcgcagcgatgTCGACAAGCTCAATGTGACGGACCTCGTGGCGCTCGTGACGGGCGTCGGCTACGGCAACGGCCGCTGTGTCGGCAACATTGCCGCTGTGCCCAAGATCGGCTTCGAGGGCCTGTGTCTGCAGGACTCGCCCGCGGGCCTCCGCCAGGTCGACCGCGCCACCGCATTCCCAGACGGCAtgacgaccgccgcgacctTTTCCAAGGAGCTCTTTtacgagcgcggcgtcgccatGGCCCAGGAATTCCGCACCAAGGGCGCGCATGTGCAGCTCGGCCCTATGATCAACgtcgcacgctcgccgacggccggACGCAACTGGGAGGGCTTTGGCGCCGATCCGTACGTgaacggcgaggcggcctTCTATAcgacgctcggcatgcAGTCGCAAGGCGTCCAGGCTACGCTGAAGCACTACCTCGCCAACGAGCAGGAGCATTTCCGCAACACCGGCTCGTCGAacctcgacggccgcacggagcgcgagctgtaCCTGCACCCCTTTTTGCGTGGTATCCAGGCAGGTGCCGTCTCGGTCATGTGTGGCTACAATCTCGTGAACAACTCGTGGGCGTGCCAGAACTCGGAGCTGCTCAATGCGCGCCTCAAGACCGAGCTTGGGTTCCAGGGCTACGTCATGACCGACTGGggcgcgcaccgctcgGGTGTCGCCTCGGCCAACGCCGGCCTCGACATGTCGATGCCGGGTGGCACGTCATGCTGCGAGTTCAATCTTACCTCGAGCTACTGGGGTCCGAACCTGACCGACGCGGTGACCAACAGCACGGTGGCCAAGACGCGTCTCGACGATatggcgacgcgcgtcctcgccgcgTACTATTTCCTGCACCAGGACAAGGAATATCCCAAGGTCAACTTTGACTTTATCGACCACCTCAACCCCGCGACGAACGAGGCGGTGGATGCGACGCAGGACCACGACACGATCGCACGCAcagtcggcgccgcgggctcGGTCCTCCTCAAGAACGAGCGTAatgcgctgccgctgcaCAAGCCGCGCAAGATCGCCGTGATcggtgccgacgccgcgccgatgcTCCTCGGCCCGAACTACTACACGGACCGCATCGGTCCCCCGTCGAGCATTGTTGGCCAGGGCTGGGGCTCGGGCACGGTCGACTACAGCTACTTGATCTCACcgtacgaggcgctccagcaCCGCGCACGCAAGGACCGCACCGCGATCAACTGGTCGCTGGATGACTACGACCTGAAGAATGCGCAGACGGTCGCCAACTACacggacgccgcgctggtcTTTGTCACGTCGCTTTCCGGCGAAGGCTACGGCACGGTGCCCCAGGCGCCGGACGGCAACATGGGCGACCGCAACAACATGACGCTCTGGAacggcggcgaggagctcgtcaaGGCGGTCGCTGCGATGCACAACAACACgatcgtcgtcgtgcacTCGGTCGGCGCTGTGCTCATCGAGGACTGGATCGAGCACCCGAACATTACTGCGGTCGTGTTTGCCCACCTCGGCGGCTCGGAGAGCGGCAACAGTATCACGGACGTGCTCTACGGCGAGTACAACCccgccggccgcctgcCGTACTCGATCGCAAAGAAGCGCGAAGACTATGGCGCAGAAGTCTTGTACAATGACAAGGCGCCGCACCCCCAGGTCAACTATACCGAAGGCCTGCTGATCGACTACCGCCACATTGACGCAAAGCGCATCACGCCGCGCTTCGAGTTCGGGTTCGGCCTGTCCTACACCAACTTTAGCTACGCCGACCTGGACGTGgaccgcgtcgacggcaAGCACGGTGGCACCTGGAACGGACGCTGGCACGGCAagcgtgcgccggacggCCTGCCGGACTGGCTCTTTGAGCCCATGTACAACATCTCCTACTCGGTCAAAAACacgggcgagcgcgacggccacGAAGTCCCGCAGCTGTACCTCGCCTTCCcgccctcgagcggcgagccCCCCCGTGTGCTCCGCGACTTTGAGCGCGTGTGGGTGCCCAAGGGCAAGACCGTCTCTCTCTCTCATACGCTCAGCCACTACGACGTGTCAGTCTGGAACACGACCCAGCAGCAGTGGCTGCAGCCCGAGGGCCGCATCGAGGTGCTtgtcggcgcgtcgtcgcgcgacaTTCGCCTGAATGCGACTCTCTACGATCCATAA
- a CDS encoding uncharacterized protein (COG:T; COG:V; EggNog:ENOG503P5G9; TransMembrane:6 (i41-62o82-105i140-162o168-189i201-218o224-243i)) translates to MSLARSAKLHARWAYGGWTDANRWKRAMGLVQMSSELRMGLLKGLLLSTAVCALVYFFRLTMLPSRTWYDEADSFENEDTSAVWVGSVSSAFWLYPLIAGSYLMASTWTTGVAEAAYSAQNVKVAGIRQRLQATTWVEHVCRLALIVNYSVVCFGLQCIPYLGPPLAFLVMSMVDGYFCFEQIWAVRGWSLEKRLRFSESHWSYLIGFGVPSTAVSFFHPSGLLNLMLFMLVFPICSVLALLADPQPQSTALGSQAAVLPTAPQADRSKELSLLLPARIPLFWPTVRFRRLLVAHVAPAISQYVPPAASSTPRKKYDQAGMPSSVPRRSAAQFVGGAWTSAPATPSPPVYEAPAQPAPWHASAVSIPMAADQSTLGARKFQKMA, encoded by the exons ATGAGCCTCGCCCGGAGCGCCAAGCTGCACGCACGCTGGGCGTACGGCGGCTGGACGGATGCCAATCGCTGGAAGCGCGCCATGGGACTGGTACAGAT GTCGTCCGAACTGCGGATGGGACTGCTCAAGGGCCTGCTGCTCAGCACCGCCGTGTGCGCGCTCGTATACTTTTTCCGTCTCACCATGCTTCCGTCGCGGACGTGGTACGACGAGGCAGATTCGTTCGAGAACGAGGATACTTCCGCCGTGTGGGTCGGCTCGGTCTCGAGTGCATTCTGGTTATACCCTCTGATTGCCGGGAGCTACTTGATGGCCTCGACCTGGACGACgggcgtcgccgaggccgcgtaCTCTGCACAGAACGTCAAGGTCGCTGGCATacgccagcgcctgcaggcgACGACGTGGGTCGAGCACGTGtgccgccttgcgctgaTTGTCAACTACTCGGTGGTGTGCTTTGGCCTGCAGTGCATTCCCTACCTCgggccgccgctcgcgttcCTGGTCATGTCGATGGTCGACGGCTACTTTTGCTTCGAACAGATCTGGGCGGTGCGGGGATGGTCGCTGGAAAAG CGCCTCCGCTTCAGCGAGTCGCACTGGTCGTACCTGATCGGCttcggcgtgccgtcgacCGCCGTGTCCTTTTTCCACCCGAGCGGGCTCTTGAACTTGATGCTTTTTATGCTCGTCTTTCCGATCTGTTCGGTGCTCGCATTGCTTGCGGATCCCCAGCCACAGAGCACGGCACTCGGGTCGCAGGCCGCGGTGCTGCCgactgcgccgcaggcggaTCGCTCCAAGGAGCTGTCGCTCTTGCTCCCTGCGCGTATTCCCCTCTTTTGGCCCACGGTACGCTTCCGCCGGTTGCtggtcgcgcacgtcgcgccggccaTCAGCCAGTATGTCccgcccgccgcgtcgagcacgccgcgcaagaAGTACGACCAAGCCGGCatgccgtcgagcgtcccccgccgctccgccgcgcagtTTGTGGGCGGTGCGTGGAcgagtgcgccggcgacaCCGAGCCCGCCAGTCTACGaagcgccagcgcagcCTGCACCGTGGCATGCATCGGCGGTGAGCATTCCTATGGCCGCCGACCAatcgacgctcggcgcgcgcaagtTTCAAAAGATGGCGTAA
- a CDS encoding uncharacterized protein (COG:S; EggNog:ENOG503PKYK) has product MPKELPKVDLEHPSDLDYIINAVRKYALDAGKERLRARGLHGAASSLEDTLEHAVERWVYAARTRLMHNVLINGMTFSEYSKQAAATEPFDEALANKVDTLAEEVDELAERVVSCRKAIPTAYAQAVQRRSEALGTLADAREERRQRRLRTAKPRARFPALAKGEPLSVDLEAKGRSEDALRTVYTQLEQLRVLRDFVL; this is encoded by the exons ATGCCGAAAGAGCTGCCCAAGGTCGACTTGGAGCACCCAAGCGACCTGGACTATATCATCAACGCAGTACGAAAGTATGCGTTAGATGCAGGGAAAGAGCGCTTGCGGGCGCGTGggctgcacggcgccgcgtcctcgctcgaggacacgctcgagcacgcggtgGAGCGC TGGGTCTATGCCGCGCGCACACGGCTCATGCACAACGTGCTGATCAATGGCATGACCTTTTCCGAATACAGCAAGCAGGCAGCGGCTACGGAACCAttcgacgaggcgctcgcgaacAAGGTCGACACCTTGGCCGAGGaagtcgacgagctcgcggagcgcgtcgtctcTTGCCGCAAGGCGATCCCTACTGCCTATGCACAGGCGGTCCAGCGCCGCTCCGAGGCgcttggcacgctcgccgatgcgcgcgaAGAGCGGCgacagcgccgcctgcgcaccgcgaAACCCCGCGCACGCTTCCCCGCGCTGGCCAAAGGCGAGCCTCTGAGTGTCGATCTCGAAGCCAAGGGCCGGTCTGAGGATGCGTTGCGCACCGTATATACCCAGCTGGAGCAGCTCCGCGTG CTGCGGGACTTTGTGCTATAG
- a CDS encoding glycerol-3-phosphate dehydrogenase (NAD(+)) (EggNog:ENOG503NVN7; COG:C), translated as MAIEKQKVAIIGSGNCAIAKIAGYNAARHSDSFERQVNMYVYQEKNLTDIINEEHTNKKYLPNVQLPENVVAISNVEEAARDATLLIFVLPHQFILNVCKSLKGNISPKAHAISMIKGVDVRDNKISIFADVIQEALGIPCAALSGANIANEAVARDKFSETTVGYRPNQRELALSYVKLFDTNNFRVGMIDDVAGVSLCGALKNVVAIGAGFCDGLGWGDNAKAAIMRIGLMEMKKFSLEFFQNVKPETFTETSAGFGGRNRKCAEAFVKTGKPFSVLEAELLNGQKLQGTETAREVYQYLSSRNRVDAYPLFRTIYKISFEGMPPAQLTSDL; from the exons ATGGCTATCGAGAAGCAGAAGGTCGCCATTATCGGCTCAGGCAACTG CGCCATTGCCAAGATTGCGG GCTACAACGCTGCGCGCCACTCGGACTCGTTCGAACGCCAGGTGAACATGTATGTCTACCAGGAGAAG AACCTGACGGACATCATCAACGAGGAGCACACCAACAAGAAGTACCTCCCCAACGTGCAGCTCCCCGAGAACGTCGTTGCCATCTCGAACGTCGaggaggccgcgcgcgacgcgactCTTCTGATCTTCGTGCTGCCGCACCAG TTCATTCTTAATGTCTGCAAGTCGCTCAAGGGCAACATCTCGCCCAAGGCCCACGCCATCTCCATGATCAAGGgtgtcgacgtgcgcgacaaCAAGATTAGCATTTTTGCCGACGTCATCCAGGAGGCTCTCGGCAtcccttgcgctgctcttAGCGGTGCCAACATCGCCAACGAGG CAGTCGCCCGCGACAAGTTCTCGGAGACCACCGTCGGCTACCGCCCCAaccagcgcgagcttgcCCTGTCCTACGTCAAGCTCTTTGACACCAACAACTTCCGCGTCGGCATGATCGACGATGTTGCCGGTGTCTCGCTCTGCGGTGCCCTCAAGAATGTCGTTGCCATCGGCGCCGGCTTCTGCGATGGTCTCGGCTGGGGTGACAACGCCAAGG CTGCCATTATGCGCATTGGTCTTATGGAGATGAAGAAGTTCTCGCTCGAGTTCTTCCAGAACGTCAAGCCCGAGACCTTTACCGAGACCAGCGCCG GCTTTGGTGGCCGTAACCGCAAGTGTGCCGAGGCCTTTGTCAAGACTGGCAAGCCCTTCTCggtcctcgaggcggagctgCTCAACGGCCAGAAGCTCCAGGGTACCGAGACCGCCCGCGAGGTCTACCAGTATCTCTCGTCGCGCAACCGTGTCGATGCCTACCCTCTCTTCCGCACGATCTACAAGATCTCGTTCGAGGGCATGCCCCCGGCCCAGCTCACTTCCGACCTCTGA
- a CDS encoding uncharacterized protein (EggNog:ENOG503P7DB; COG:S): MVPKVYFSPPMRTQPTDAGPESSSTSISAPVPTPPSVRDVSPSICLELVEFKDLLRQFRALDDGVTLRLNRSSARSRDTGTSAPPSLLQQHDKRFSSAAAADLGKSTYASLNDTVCASFWRELLDVWVRREDTIRYCIAVNGQAANPAAGATNPDSRLDKDYVAAPAPAPAWSRAENRAEFTERQLRNELAVESIIRRRSLEVFKSRCRTFVPTPSDTVEGAREQAFWEGK, from the exons ATGGTGCCGAAGGTGTACTTTTCGCCAccgatgcgcacgcagccCACGGACGCGGGGCCCGAGTCGAGCAGTACGTCGATTTCGGCGCCCGTGCCCACGCccccgagcgtgcgcgacgtctcgccgagcatTTGTTTGGAGCTCGTGGAGTTTAAAG ACCTCTTGCGGCAGTTCCGTGCGTTGGACGATGGAGTGACGCTGCGTCTGAACCGCTCATCCGCACGCTCTCGTGATACAGGCAcgtccgcgccgccgtcgctcctgcagcagcacgacAAGCGTTtttcgtcggcggccgcggccgatcTCGGCAAGTCGACCTACGCGTCGCTCAACGACACGGTCTGTGCCTCGTTTtggcgcgagctgctggacgTATGGGTGCGCCGTGAAGATACCATCCGCTACTGCATTGCAGTCAACGGCCAGGCCGCCAACCCTGCCGCGGGCGCGACGAACCCCGACAGCCGCCTCGACAAGGACTAtgtcgcggcgcctgccCCCGCTCCTGCGTGGAGCCGCGCGGAGAACCGCGCAGAGTTCACGGAGCGACAGCTGCGCAACGAGCTCGCAGTAGAGTCCATcatccgccgccgctcacTCGAGGTATTCAAGTCGCGCTGCCGTACCTTTGTCCCCACGCCAAGCGATACGGTGGAAGGCGCACGCGAACAAGCATTCTGGGAAGGCAAATAA
- the HNT1 gene encoding bis(5'-nucleosyl)-tetraphosphatase (asymmetrical) (COG:T; BUSCO:EOG092658WY; EggNog:ENOG503P2XN) produces the protein MATDENCIFCKIIAGKIPSRKFLETEKSYAFLDIGPCSRGHSLIIPKHHAAKMHELPDDSLADILPVAKKIAIATGATDYNVLQNNGRIAHQVVDHVHFHVIPKPTEEQGLVVGWPSTKPNNEELDDVYKKMMEKL, from the exons ATGGCCACTGACGAGAACTGCATCTTTTGCAAGATCATCGCTGGCAAGATCCCCTCGCGCAAGTTCCTCGAGACGGAGAAGAGCTATGCCTTCCTCG ATATCGGACCTTGCTCGCGGGGCCACAGCCTGATTATCCCCAAGCATCACGCTGCCAAGATGCACGAGCTTCCGGATGACAGCCTTGCCGACATTCTGCCGGTCGCCAAGAAGATTGCGATCGCCACGGGAGCGACCGACTACAACGTGCTGCAGAACAATggccgcatcgcgcaccAGGTCGTGGACCACGTGCACT TTCATGTTATCCCCAAGCCTACCGAAGAGCAAGGCCTAGTTGTCGGCTGGCCCTCGACCAAGCCTAACAACGAGGAGCTGGACGAT GTGTACAAGAAGATGATGGAGAAATTGTAG
- a CDS encoding uncharacterized protein (EggNog:ENOG503P4F4; COG:S) → MQPDGGEPAEASPVFKKRGHRGKVTKISATALPDDAADNASPDDGEKSASPAVDELVTLRNLLRKPTGIELSQLNQGDTKKKGGEQGTAAGGDAHANAIHKLVHKDHFQGETRAMDVDKHMMDYVESEMRKRKLGDGGDMSKEGLQKRMVDPADELFQVAEKYRKLQREAQSELPSQTSRPSAEGHSTLSAAMLSKVPEIDLGISARLQNIEATEKAKRELYEKRQIFRANARTPSARDEAALLRDARREAHGEPIPPRPEPRPRHEQASDDRVLGRFKKRQRSFR, encoded by the exons ATGCAGCCAGACGGCGGGGAGCCTGCCGAGGCCTCGCCGGTCTTTAAGAAGCGGGGGCACCGTGGAAAAGTGACCAAGATCTCAGCCACAGCCTTGCCGGACGATGCGGCAGATAACGCGTCGCCAGATGATGGAGAAAAATCGGCTAG TccggcggtcgacgagctcgtcacCCTGCGCAACCTCTTGCGCAAGCCAACAGGCATCGAGCTCAGCCAGCTCAACCAAGGTGACACGAAGAAAAAGGGGGGAGAGCAGGGGACAGCTGCGGGAGGAGACGCGCATGCCAATGCCATACACAAACTCGTGCACAAGGACCATTTTCAgggcgagacgcgcgccaTGGATGTGGACAAGCACAT GATGGACTATGTCGAGTCAGAAATGCGCAAGCGGAAATTGGGCGACGGGGGCGACATGTCGAAAGAAGGGCTTCAAAAACGCATGGTAGACCCGGCAGACGAGCTCTTCCAAGTCGCGGAAAAGTACCGCAAGCTGCAGCGTGAGGCACAGAGCGAACTTCCTTCGCAGACATCTCGCCCTAGCGCCGAAGGCCACTCGACTCTAAGTGCTGCCATGCTCAGTAAGGTGCCCGAAATTGATCTCGGCATCAGTGCGCGCCTGCAAAACATTGAGGCCACAGAGAaggcgaagcgcgagctcTATGAAAAGCGACAGA TTTTCCGCGCCAACGcccgcacgccgtcggcacgcgacgaggcggcgcttttgcgagatgcgcgccgcgaggcccACGGCGAGCCGATACCCCCCCGCCCCGAGCCGCGTCCCCGGCACGAGCAGGCGAGCGATGACCGGGTGCTGGGCCGCTTTAAGAAGCGGCAGCGCTCGTTTCGGTAG